A part of Melittangium boletus DSM 14713 genomic DNA contains:
- a CDS encoding class I SAM-dependent methyltransferase, protein MVDNIWSEFAWSYDAICSQLNCYRRMVDKILRDTQGLAYVIDAGCGTGLVSEALVARGSTVVGFDNNPGMLAVALRKQAQSSEEARARWTVLEGDVRVFPSRAVGGADAVVLNNVLFYVREPEAVLRESLAHLKPGGRLISAGPRRRPDLRKVMEQSIEEWKAEGRWDEALQKATAYHVDLTRRLVSDPNEMVTFFEPEALVAELRRLGCTRVLAADHDDYYGENYYVCMER, encoded by the coding sequence GTGGTCGACAACATCTGGAGTGAATTCGCCTGGAGCTATGACGCCATCTGCTCCCAGCTCAACTGCTACCGGCGGATGGTGGACAAGATTCTTCGCGACACCCAAGGCCTCGCCTACGTCATCGACGCCGGGTGTGGCACGGGGCTGGTGAGCGAGGCGCTCGTGGCGCGGGGCTCCACCGTGGTGGGGTTCGACAACAACCCGGGCATGCTCGCGGTGGCGCTGCGCAAGCAGGCCCAGTCGTCCGAGGAGGCGCGCGCGCGCTGGACGGTGCTCGAGGGCGACGTGCGCGTCTTCCCCTCGCGGGCGGTGGGCGGCGCGGACGCGGTGGTGCTCAACAACGTCCTCTTCTACGTGCGCGAGCCCGAGGCGGTGTTGCGCGAGAGCCTGGCGCACCTCAAGCCGGGCGGCCGCCTCATCTCCGCGGGGCCCCGGCGCCGGCCGGACCTGCGCAAGGTGATGGAGCAGTCCATCGAGGAGTGGAAGGCCGAGGGGCGCTGGGACGAGGCCCTGCAAAAGGCCACCGCCTACCACGTGGACCTCACGCGCCGGCTGGTGTCCGACCCCAATGAGATGGTGACGTTCTTCGAGCCCGAGGCGCTGGTGGCGGAGCTGCGGCGGCTGGGGTGCACGCGCGTGCTCGCGGCCGACCACGACGACTACTACGGGGAAAACTACTACGTCTGCATGGAGCGCTGA
- a CDS encoding DofA protein, which produces MFATATTTTTIPVAPPNFKTALINRVFFIRWEQPPSPQEIQLVTMRFRESYEAHRQQLCVVIVTGAKARVPNGDQRKALFKMLEDHRKYICELHLLMEGNELQHNLQRIIASAQLIVTRIYDSNYARLHKAPEDIAPFLTSRLKADGHRIIHDARLLGVFH; this is translated from the coding sequence ATGTTCGCTACCGCCACCACCACCACCACCATCCCCGTCGCCCCTCCGAACTTCAAGACGGCGCTCATCAACCGTGTCTTCTTCATCCGGTGGGAGCAGCCGCCCAGCCCGCAGGAGATCCAGCTGGTGACGATGCGCTTTCGCGAGTCGTACGAGGCCCACCGCCAGCAGTTGTGCGTGGTCATCGTCACCGGCGCCAAGGCGCGCGTGCCCAATGGCGACCAGCGCAAGGCGCTCTTCAAGATGCTGGAGGACCACCGCAAGTACATCTGCGAGCTGCACCTGCTGATGGAGGGCAACGAGTTGCAGCACAACCTGCAGCGCATCATCGCCTCCGCGCAGCTCATCGTGACGCGCATCTACGACAGCAACTACGCGCGCCTGCACAAGGCGCCCGAGGACATCGCGCCGTTCCTCACCAGCCGGCTCAAGGCGGACGGCCACCGCATCATCCATGACGCACGCCTGCTGGGCGTGTTCCACTGA